The proteins below come from a single Rhizobium tropici CIAT 899 genomic window:
- a CDS encoding MarR family winged helix-turn-helix transcriptional regulator, giving the protein MEERFSGTVLRRNRDENAKRPTMGEIGLNHFAPYLMNRLMARWNANLLEELREYDMTTAKMRTLAVLSVSSSLTINELSVFAVTEQSTMSRTLDSLEQQGYIRRQPRAEDMRIRDVSITEEGRAAFEKVWPTMYDLFLQMFDGVDEAEYRTFISTLHKVLQNIRKHEI; this is encoded by the coding sequence ATGGAGGAGCGGTTTTCAGGCACCGTTTTGCGGCGCAATCGAGATGAGAACGCAAAACGTCCGACCATGGGCGAAATCGGCCTCAATCACTTCGCGCCCTATCTGATGAACCGGCTGATGGCGCGCTGGAACGCCAATCTGCTGGAAGAGCTGCGCGAATACGATATGACGACTGCGAAGATGCGGACGCTCGCCGTTCTCAGCGTCTCTTCCAGCCTTACGATCAACGAGCTCTCCGTCTTCGCCGTGACCGAGCAGTCGACGATGAGCCGCACCTTGGACTCGCTCGAACAGCAGGGCTACATCCGCCGCCAACCCCGCGCCGAAGACATGCGCATCCGCGACGTCTCGATCACCGAGGAAGGCCGCGCCGCCTTCGAGAAGGTGTGGCCGACCATGTACGACCTCTTCCTACAAATGTTCGATGGCGTCGACGAGGCCGAATATCGCACCTTCATCTCGACCCTGCACAAGGTGCTGCAGAATATCCGCAAGCACGAGATCTGA
- a CDS encoding indolepyruvate oxidoreductase subunit beta family protein — protein MNEHVSMSDLGANRLSTDKPLSLAILAMGGQGGGVLADWIVGLAEAQGWMAQTTSVPGVAQRTGATIYYIEMLPAKDGHEPIFSLMPTPGDVDVVMAAELMEAGRSVLRGLVTPDKTLLIASTHRSFAVSEKEKPGDGIGSAEVVVDATDFAAKRTIAFDMETMAVRNGSVISASMFGALAGSGALPFGKQAFEAMIRAGGKGIEPSLKAFNAAFDRVKEKPRDAVSATPPKHFDALPETAGHPALDRLVNRIRSEFPEVAWPLLFAGVKKLTDYQDPAYADEYLSRVAALHALDRKAGGASKDFAFTVQAAKYVAVAMAYDDVIRVADLKVRGSRFERLRKEVGAKDDQIVYMTEYMHPRMEEVCGTMPKAMGLWIESRPRLFARLDRFVNKGRRVQTGTLFWFLGLYMVSALRRIRRGTLRHAREVEHREAWLAAASNLLAVNYDLAAEVLGNRRLVKGYSDTHARGLSKFDRVMSALPLLRDREDGAAWMKRLRQAALLDEQGTALDGALKTVATL, from the coding sequence ATGAACGAGCATGTGAGCATGAGCGATCTTGGCGCCAACAGACTTTCGACGGACAAGCCGCTGTCTCTCGCCATCCTCGCCATGGGCGGGCAGGGCGGCGGCGTCCTGGCCGACTGGATCGTCGGACTTGCGGAAGCCCAGGGATGGATGGCGCAGACGACGTCTGTGCCGGGCGTTGCTCAGCGCACGGGCGCGACGATCTACTATATCGAAATGCTGCCGGCGAAGGATGGTCACGAGCCGATCTTCTCTCTGATGCCGACGCCGGGCGATGTCGATGTCGTCATGGCGGCCGAGCTCATGGAGGCTGGCCGTTCGGTGCTGCGCGGCCTCGTCACGCCGGACAAGACACTGCTGATCGCCTCGACGCACCGTTCCTTTGCGGTCTCGGAAAAGGAAAAGCCTGGTGATGGCATCGGTAGTGCCGAAGTGGTGGTCGATGCTACGGACTTCGCCGCCAAGCGCACCATCGCTTTCGACATGGAAACGATGGCCGTCAGGAACGGCAGCGTGATTTCGGCCTCCATGTTCGGCGCTCTGGCCGGCTCCGGCGCGCTGCCATTTGGCAAACAGGCTTTCGAGGCGATGATCCGTGCCGGCGGCAAGGGCATCGAGCCCAGCCTGAAGGCCTTCAATGCCGCCTTCGACAGGGTCAAGGAAAAGCCGCGCGATGCGGTTTCCGCGACGCCACCAAAGCACTTCGATGCGCTGCCGGAAACCGCCGGTCATCCGGCACTGGATCGGCTGGTCAATCGCATCCGCTCCGAATTTCCGGAAGTTGCCTGGCCGCTGCTGTTTGCGGGCGTCAAGAAGCTGACCGATTATCAGGACCCGGCCTATGCCGACGAATATCTGAGCCGTGTCGCGGCACTTCATGCACTTGATCGAAAGGCCGGCGGCGCGAGCAAGGATTTCGCCTTCACCGTGCAGGCGGCGAAGTATGTCGCAGTCGCCATGGCCTATGACGACGTCATTCGCGTTGCCGATCTGAAGGTGCGTGGCTCGCGCTTCGAGCGGTTGCGCAAGGAGGTCGGCGCCAAGGATGACCAGATCGTCTACATGACCGAATACATGCATCCGCGCATGGAGGAGGTCTGCGGCACGATGCCGAAGGCGATGGGTCTCTGGATCGAAAGCCGGCCGCGCCTGTTTGCCCGGCTCGACCGCTTCGTCAACAAGGGGCGTCGCGTTCAGACGGGCACGCTGTTCTGGTTCCTCGGCCTCTATATGGTCTCGGCGCTACGCCGCATCCGTCGCGGCACATTGCGGCATGCCCGCGAAGTCGAGCATCGCGAGGCCTGGCTTGCGGCGGCCTCCAATCTGCTGGCCGTGAACTACGATCTCGCCGCCGAGGTGCTGGGCAATCGCCGCCTCGTCAAAGGCTATTCCGATACGCATGCGCGTGGGCTATCCAAGTTCGATCGCGTCATGTCGGCGCTGCCGCTTCTTCGCGACCGCGAGGATGGAGCTGCGTGGATGAAGCGGCTGCGCCAGGCGGCGTTGCTGGACGAGCAGGGTACGGCGCTTGATGGGGCACTGAAGACTGTCGCGACGCTTTAA
- a CDS encoding indolepyruvate ferredoxin oxidoreductase subunit alpha: MAERSFAREVEDLKLGEGDIFRGEGILAITKALLQSGVSYVGGYQGSPISHLMDVLADAKDVMQDLGVHFETSASEAAAAAMLSASVMYPVRGAVTWKSTAGTNVASDALSNLSSGGVTGGALIIIGEDYGEGSSIMQERSHAYAMKSQMWLLNPRPNLPSIVQAVEEGFELSEVSNTPVMLQVGIRSCHVHGQFVAKDNKRPAYTLKQALENPVRDVNRIVLPPASFMHEKEKLEKRWPAAVDFIKQRQLNEYFGPSEGEVGIILLGGAYNGVMRALQQLGLADVYGNSAVPLYVLNVAYPLVDDQIAEFCAGKKAVLMVEEGAPEYIEQSLNTILRRRDIQTKVAGKDVLPMSGEYTAPVLMKGIKNFLEVHQRVLLGNQPPLPDPTSILNDPKIKALAEVVPPRPPGFCIGCPERPIFAAMKMVESELGQHHISGDIGCHLFSILPPFNIGSTTMGYGLGPAAASAFNVAADKRVISVMGDGGFWHNGLATSVGNAVFNKQDGVILVVDNYYSAATGGQDIPSSRALNPRRKTNNSIVNAVKGIGATWVRQIDRTYDVAKMRDTLREALTSKEPGPKIIVASSECMLNKQRRVKPQFAKAVKDGKRMVKERFGVDEDVCTGDHACIRLSGCPSLSVKHTDDPLKDDPVATIDNNCVGCGNCGEVSEAAVLCPSFYRADIIHNPTGWDRFVARMRSGIIGWLQARRRAGRIVFSD; this comes from the coding sequence ATGGCCGAGCGATCGTTTGCGCGCGAGGTCGAGGATCTGAAGCTCGGGGAAGGCGATATCTTCCGCGGCGAGGGTATTCTCGCGATCACCAAGGCACTTCTGCAATCCGGTGTTTCCTATGTCGGCGGCTATCAGGGATCGCCGATTTCCCATCTCATGGACGTCCTGGCAGACGCCAAGGATGTAATGCAGGATCTGGGCGTCCACTTCGAGACATCAGCTTCGGAAGCGGCGGCTGCGGCCATGCTGTCCGCCTCCGTCATGTATCCGGTGCGCGGCGCCGTCACCTGGAAATCGACGGCGGGCACCAATGTGGCCTCCGATGCGCTTTCCAACCTGTCTTCGGGCGGGGTGACCGGCGGCGCACTCATCATCATCGGCGAGGATTACGGCGAAGGCTCCTCCATCATGCAGGAGCGCAGCCATGCCTATGCGATGAAATCGCAGATGTGGCTGCTCAATCCGCGCCCGAACCTGCCCTCGATCGTTCAGGCGGTTGAGGAAGGGTTCGAGCTTTCGGAAGTATCCAACACGCCGGTCATGCTGCAGGTGGGAATCCGCAGCTGTCATGTGCACGGTCAGTTCGTTGCCAAGGACAACAAGCGGCCTGCCTATACGCTGAAGCAGGCGCTGGAAAATCCGGTCCGCGACGTCAATCGCATCGTGCTGCCGCCAGCCTCCTTCATGCACGAGAAGGAGAAGCTGGAGAAGCGCTGGCCGGCAGCGGTCGATTTCATCAAGCAGCGTCAGCTCAACGAGTATTTCGGCCCGTCCGAAGGCGAAGTCGGCATCATCCTGCTTGGTGGTGCTTACAATGGTGTCATGCGCGCGCTGCAGCAGCTTGGCCTTGCCGATGTCTACGGCAATTCCGCCGTGCCGCTTTACGTCCTCAACGTCGCCTATCCGCTTGTCGATGACCAGATCGCCGAGTTCTGCGCCGGCAAGAAGGCAGTGCTGATGGTGGAGGAAGGGGCGCCTGAGTATATCGAGCAGTCCCTGAATACGATCCTGCGCCGCCGCGATATCCAGACAAAGGTCGCGGGCAAGGACGTGCTGCCGATGAGCGGCGAATACACCGCGCCGGTGCTGATGAAGGGCATCAAGAACTTCCTCGAGGTCCATCAGCGCGTGCTGCTCGGCAACCAGCCGCCGCTGCCGGATCCGACGTCGATCCTTAACGATCCGAAGATCAAGGCTTTGGCCGAAGTGGTGCCGCCGCGGCCGCCCGGTTTCTGCATCGGCTGTCCCGAGCGGCCGATCTTCGCTGCCATGAAGATGGTGGAGAGCGAGCTTGGCCAGCATCACATATCAGGTGATATCGGCTGTCACCTCTTCTCCATCCTGCCGCCCTTCAATATCGGCAGCACGACCATGGGCTACGGGCTCGGGCCGGCCGCCGCGTCCGCTTTCAATGTCGCGGCCGACAAGCGGGTTATCTCGGTCATGGGCGATGGCGGCTTCTGGCACAATGGCCTTGCAACGTCGGTCGGCAATGCCGTCTTCAACAAGCAGGATGGCGTCATCCTCGTCGTCGACAACTATTATTCGGCCGCGACCGGCGGGCAGGACATACCGTCCTCGCGTGCTCTCAATCCACGCCGCAAGACCAACAATTCCATCGTCAATGCGGTCAAGGGCATCGGGGCAACCTGGGTGCGCCAGATCGACCGGACTTATGACGTCGCCAAGATGCGCGACACGCTGCGCGAGGCTCTGACCTCGAAGGAGCCGGGGCCGAAGATCATTGTCGCTTCCTCGGAATGCATGCTCAACAAGCAGCGCCGCGTGAAGCCGCAATTCGCCAAGGCGGTCAAGGACGGCAAGCGCATGGTCAAGGAGCGCTTCGGCGTCGATGAGGATGTCTGCACCGGCGATCACGCTTGCATCCGTCTTTCCGGCTGTCCCTCGCTGTCGGTCAAGCACACAGACGACCCGTTGAAGGACGATCCGGTGGCGACAATCGACAATAACTGCGTCGGCTGCGGCAATTGCGGCGAGGTTTCGGAGGCGGCGGTGCTCTGTCCCTCCTTCTACCGGGCCGATATCATCCATAACCCGACGGGCTGGGATCGCTTTGTCGCTCGCATGCGCTCCGGCATTATCGGCTGGCTGCAGGCGCGCCGCCGCGCCGGCCGCATCGTCTTTTCAGATTGA
- a CDS encoding ABC transporter substrate-binding protein, producing MTTLTRREALSLGAAAFMTGILAGRTPVEAAEAGTLTIAFNVNLPSFDPTTGPSAVNPTIQAIYRSVFDQFIGQGPDLKFQPGLLTAWGWNDDKTKVWMDVREGVTWHDGSKFTPDDVVWSLERAAKQDTGNPIQFIWSTANNYKVEGNRITGDVVRFEPTFFKWMAFLTGYVLPKDYYTKVGTQGFEKKPIGTGPYMVDAYEGNSYLRLKANPNYFGGKPAFDTVIFKFVPDTTSRVAEIESGSSDVTLEIPYEDFDRLKKKSGLSGVATPISDIGMIFISNVDPMLDKNVRLAANMAIDKDAIIKRLLRGYGNALSTLEAPEYEAYDASVKTPYDPEQAKKLLAASGYSPEKPVKFTIKTTRGFKPKDYEMIQAIVGMWRKVGIEAEIEVYEIAKHYELRAAHQLGPAAFYNWGNAIGDPTTSTGFAMFGPSPHSAWKTKDVDDMLGPLWGEKDEAKRIAGWKAAIKYIAEQGYVIPLLQYAQPIVYKSSLKITPNVSGALQPTLVSKA from the coding sequence ATGACAACGCTTACTCGGCGCGAGGCCCTGAGCCTCGGCGCAGCAGCATTCATGACTGGGATTCTAGCGGGCAGAACGCCTGTCGAGGCAGCCGAAGCCGGCACGCTGACCATCGCCTTCAACGTCAATTTGCCCTCTTTCGATCCGACGACCGGCCCATCCGCCGTCAACCCGACGATCCAGGCAATCTATCGCTCCGTCTTCGACCAGTTCATAGGCCAGGGACCGGACCTGAAATTCCAGCCGGGCCTGCTGACGGCCTGGGGCTGGAACGACGACAAGACCAAGGTCTGGATGGACGTGCGCGAAGGCGTGACCTGGCATGATGGCTCCAAGTTCACGCCGGACGATGTCGTCTGGTCGCTGGAGCGGGCCGCCAAGCAGGACACCGGCAACCCGATCCAGTTCATCTGGTCGACCGCCAATAATTACAAGGTGGAAGGCAACCGCATCACCGGCGATGTCGTCCGCTTCGAGCCGACTTTCTTCAAATGGATGGCCTTCCTCACCGGCTACGTCCTGCCGAAGGATTATTACACCAAGGTAGGCACGCAGGGCTTCGAAAAGAAGCCGATCGGCACTGGCCCCTATATGGTCGATGCCTATGAGGGCAATTCCTATCTGCGCCTGAAGGCAAACCCGAACTATTTCGGCGGCAAGCCCGCCTTCGACACTGTCATCTTCAAGTTCGTGCCGGATACGACGAGCCGCGTGGCCGAAATCGAGTCCGGCTCGTCCGACGTGACGCTGGAAATCCCCTATGAGGATTTCGACCGGCTGAAGAAGAAGTCGGGGCTATCAGGCGTCGCCACCCCGATCTCCGACATCGGCATGATCTTCATCAGCAATGTCGATCCGATGCTCGACAAGAATGTCCGTCTCGCCGCCAATATGGCGATCGACAAGGACGCGATCATCAAGCGGCTGTTGCGCGGCTACGGCAACGCCCTGTCGACGCTGGAAGCGCCGGAATATGAGGCCTACGACGCGTCAGTCAAAACCCCTTACGATCCGGAACAGGCCAAGAAGCTTCTGGCCGCCAGCGGCTATTCGCCGGAAAAGCCGGTGAAATTCACCATCAAGACGACCCGCGGTTTCAAGCCGAAGGATTACGAGATGATCCAGGCGATCGTCGGCATGTGGCGCAAGGTCGGCATCGAGGCTGAGATCGAAGTCTACGAAATCGCCAAGCACTACGAGCTGCGCGCCGCCCATCAGCTGGGGCCGGCCGCCTTCTACAACTGGGGCAATGCCATCGGCGACCCGACAACATCGACCGGTTTTGCCATGTTCGGCCCCTCGCCGCACTCTGCCTGGAAGACCAAGGATGTCGACGACATGCTGGGGCCGCTCTGGGGCGAAAAGGACGAGGCAAAGCGCATTGCCGGCTGGAAGGCGGCGATCAAATACATTGCCGAACAGGGCTATGTGATCCCGCTGCTGCAATATGCCCAGCCGATCGTCTATAAATCGAGCCTCAAGATCACGCCGAACGTCTCCGGCGCCCTGCAGCCGACGCTGGTGTCGAAGGCTTGA
- a CDS encoding ABC transporter permease, producing the protein MIAVSILNRLIMAAITLFGVAVIVFVLLRVVPGDPIAMMISPGASPADIAALRAHYGLDASLSTQFWLWLKAVLTGDFGTSISLKRDVLSLLGERLPATLELAFAALVLAVLLGGAVAIVGTLARRTVFEPVIDSFNGLFLAVPDFVWALALVLVLGVLFPLFPLSGRIDPSIDAQFATPFYLLESLLTLRFAIFADICAHMVMPVLALGLPLAAIIARVLKAALSEAMVQDYILLAKLKGMSELRLVLQEALRNAVGPTIALTGVQFTFLIGGTVIVERIFAYPGIGNMAIDAVINRDLPLIQGLVLVFGAIFILVNLAVDLLVAAFNPRLAHG; encoded by the coding sequence ATGATAGCAGTCTCCATATTGAACCGCCTCATCATGGCCGCGATCACCCTCTTCGGCGTGGCGGTGATCGTCTTCGTCCTGTTGCGCGTCGTACCCGGAGATCCGATCGCGATGATGATCTCGCCGGGCGCAAGCCCTGCCGACATCGCCGCACTCCGCGCCCATTACGGCCTTGATGCGAGCCTGAGCACGCAATTCTGGCTGTGGTTGAAGGCAGTCCTGACGGGCGATTTCGGGACATCGATCTCCCTGAAACGCGATGTGCTCTCCCTGCTGGGCGAGCGCCTCCCCGCAACACTGGAGCTTGCCTTCGCAGCACTCGTACTGGCGGTTCTTCTCGGCGGCGCGGTCGCGATCGTCGGCACGCTCGCCCGCCGCACGGTTTTCGAGCCTGTGATCGACAGCTTCAATGGCCTTTTTCTTGCCGTTCCGGATTTTGTCTGGGCGCTCGCGCTGGTCCTCGTGCTCGGCGTCCTCTTTCCGCTTTTCCCGCTCTCCGGCCGTATCGATCCGAGCATCGACGCACAATTCGCGACCCCCTTCTATCTCCTCGAAAGCCTGCTGACGCTTCGCTTTGCGATCTTCGCCGATATCTGCGCCCATATGGTCATGCCGGTCCTGGCGCTCGGTCTGCCGCTGGCGGCCATCATCGCCCGCGTGCTGAAAGCCGCACTCTCCGAGGCCATGGTGCAGGACTATATCCTGCTCGCCAAATTGAAAGGAATGTCCGAGCTGCGGCTGGTATTGCAGGAGGCGCTGCGCAATGCGGTCGGCCCGACGATCGCGCTCACCGGCGTGCAATTTACCTTCCTGATCGGCGGCACCGTCATCGTCGAACGCATCTTCGCCTATCCCGGCATTGGCAACATGGCGATCGATGCGGTCATCAACCGCGACCTGCCGCTGATCCAGGGGCTTGTCCTGGTCTTCGGCGCCATCTTCATTCTCGTCAATCTGGCGGTCGATCTCCTGGTCGCAGCCTTCAATCCGAGGCTCGCCCATGGCTGA
- a CDS encoding ABC transporter permease, which translates to MADVTSPAVPRPSSRMAKRVRALLSEPKVIFGGGFILILLILAIFAPYIAPKDPLEQDLMSGTLPPAWIEGSDPGFLLGTDDLGRDVLSRAIFGTRIALTVAFVAAGLAALIGTLLGLLAGWYGGWIDKVISRLVDIWMAFPPVLLSILLVAVFGSGVHSVIAAIVIIDWTRFCRVVRSETQTQARMDYVTAAHTIGFSRVRILFSEILPNVTPVLIALVSLEMGIAVIVEAILSFVGLSVSSDTPTWGGMIAEGRQMIYQGWWVLVVPLIALFATVLAFNQLGDGLRRALDPVMRR; encoded by the coding sequence ATGGCTGACGTCACCTCGCCTGCCGTGCCGCGACCATCCTCCAGAATGGCGAAGCGCGTCCGGGCACTGCTTTCCGAGCCGAAGGTGATCTTCGGCGGCGGCTTCATTCTCATCCTACTCATCCTCGCGATCTTCGCGCCCTATATCGCGCCGAAAGATCCACTGGAGCAGGATCTGATGTCCGGCACCCTGCCGCCGGCCTGGATCGAGGGTTCCGATCCCGGCTTCCTGCTGGGGACGGACGATCTCGGCCGCGACGTGCTCTCACGCGCCATCTTCGGTACGCGCATCGCGCTTACGGTCGCCTTCGTCGCCGCCGGGCTCGCGGCCTTGATCGGCACATTGCTCGGCCTTCTCGCCGGCTGGTATGGCGGCTGGATCGACAAGGTGATCTCCCGTCTTGTCGATATCTGGATGGCCTTCCCGCCTGTATTGCTGTCGATCCTGCTCGTCGCCGTCTTCGGCTCCGGCGTGCATTCGGTCATCGCGGCCATCGTCATCATCGACTGGACACGTTTCTGTCGCGTCGTGCGCTCGGAAACACAGACGCAGGCCCGGATGGATTATGTGACCGCCGCCCACACGATCGGCTTTTCGCGGGTGCGAATCCTTTTCAGCGAAATCCTGCCCAACGTGACGCCGGTGCTGATCGCCCTTGTCAGCCTTGAAATGGGCATTGCCGTCATCGTCGAAGCCATCCTGTCCTTCGTCGGCCTTTCCGTCTCCTCGGACACACCGACCTGGGGCGGCATGATCGCCGAGGGGCGGCAGATGATATACCAAGGCTGGTGGGTGCTGGTCGTGCCGCTGATCGCCCTCTTCGCCACCGTGCTTGCCTTCAATCAGCTTGGCGACGGCCTGCGCCGCGCCCTCGATCCGGTGATGCGCCGATGA
- a CDS encoding ABC transporter ATP-binding protein: MTSTLLSITGLSAVSDRDGGAPILRDVSVTLERGEVRGIVGESGAGKSTIAKALLGILPRGVRLTGGSIIFENRDLLTLSIRELRDIMGSEISLIPQDPQTALNPGRRIEAQLTDGLRLKRGLSSGDARRRALKLLEEVHIRDPERVLRAYPHELSGGMRQRILIAAAFALEPKLVVADEPTTALDVTVQKQILRLIRGLQEAHGTAVIFVTHDLGVVAQICDNVTLLYAGKVIEEGRTSDVLTHPRHVYTRSLIAAGPRYDRPDAGLTPVPQAVFEQLRREIGISEGGR; this comes from the coding sequence ATGACATCTACGCTTCTCTCCATAACAGGCCTGAGTGCCGTGTCCGACCGCGATGGCGGCGCGCCGATCCTGCGCGATGTCTCCGTCACGCTGGAGCGTGGCGAGGTACGCGGCATTGTCGGAGAAAGCGGCGCCGGCAAGTCGACCATCGCCAAGGCCCTGCTCGGCATCCTGCCGCGCGGCGTCCGCCTCACCGGCGGCTCCATAATCTTCGAGAACCGCGACCTGCTCACCCTCTCCATCAGGGAATTGCGAGACATCATGGGCAGCGAAATCTCGCTGATCCCGCAGGACCCGCAAACCGCACTCAATCCCGGCCGCCGCATCGAGGCGCAACTGACCGATGGCTTGCGGTTGAAACGCGGCCTGTCATCGGGCGATGCCCGCCGGCGCGCGCTGAAGCTGCTGGAAGAAGTGCATATCCGCGATCCCGAGCGCGTGCTGCGCGCCTATCCGCATGAATTGTCCGGGGGGATGCGGCAGCGCATATTGATCGCCGCCGCCTTCGCGCTGGAGCCGAAACTGGTCGTCGCCGACGAGCCGACCACCGCGCTCGACGTCACCGTGCAGAAGCAGATCCTGCGGCTGATCCGCGGCCTGCAGGAAGCGCATGGCACCGCCGTCATTTTCGTCACGCACGATCTCGGCGTCGTCGCCCAGATATGCGACAACGTGACCCTGCTGTACGCAGGCAAGGTTATCGAGGAGGGGCGTACAAGCGACGTGCTTACGCATCCACGGCACGTCTACACGAGATCTTTGATAGCAGCCGGGCCGCGCTATGACCGGCCGGATGCGGGGCTGACACCGGTTCCGCAAGCCGTCTTCGAACAATTGCGCCGCGAAATCGGCATTTCGGAGGGCGGCCGATGA
- a CDS encoding ATP-binding cassette domain-containing protein yields MSVSDHLLSAKGIEVTYGAKPHLFGPPGHGIKVLHGVDIDIRRGETIGIVGESGSGKTTLGRALLRLVDVTAGSIHFDGRDITRLPATDMRPLRRRMQMIFQDPMASLNPRHTIRRILVEPLLLHKLASDRKEAERQVAEILERVTLPQACLERNPHELSGGQRQRIGIARAALLKPDFVLADEIVSGLDVSTQAQVLNLLKELSRDLGLSMAFISHDLSVIRAVCDRVYVMRHGRIEEEGDCERVFTAPASTYTRMLLDAIPLPEVDPHWLGRENLMEASDA; encoded by the coding sequence ATGAGCGTTTCCGATCATCTGCTGTCCGCTAAGGGCATTGAGGTGACCTACGGCGCCAAGCCGCATCTTTTCGGGCCGCCGGGCCACGGCATCAAGGTGCTGCACGGCGTCGATATTGATATCCGCCGCGGCGAAACCATCGGCATCGTCGGCGAAAGCGGCTCGGGCAAGACGACCCTCGGCCGCGCCCTGCTGCGGCTGGTCGATGTGACGGCGGGCAGCATCCATTTCGATGGCAGAGACATCACGCGTCTGCCGGCTACAGACATGCGGCCGCTGCGTCGGCGCATGCAGATGATCTTTCAGGATCCGATGGCCTCGCTCAACCCGCGCCACACGATCCGCCGCATCCTCGTCGAACCGCTGCTTCTGCACAAACTCGCTTCGGACAGGAAAGAGGCCGAGCGGCAGGTTGCCGAAATCCTCGAACGGGTGACGCTCCCTCAGGCATGCCTCGAGCGCAATCCGCATGAACTCTCGGGCGGTCAGCGCCAGCGCATCGGCATCGCGCGTGCGGCCTTGCTGAAGCCGGATTTCGTGCTCGCCGACGAGATCGTCTCCGGCCTCGACGTGTCGACGCAGGCGCAGGTTCTGAATCTCCTGAAGGAGCTTTCGCGCGATCTCGGCCTTTCCATGGCCTTCATCAGCCACGACCTCTCGGTCATCCGCGCCGTCTGCGACCGGGTCTATGTCATGCGCCACGGTCGCATCGAGGAAGAAGGCGATTGCGAGCGTGTCTTCACCGCACCCGCCTCCACCTATACCCGCATGCTGCTTGACGCCATTCCCCTGCCGGAAGTCGACCCGCACTGGCTCGGTCGCGAAAACCTGATGGAAGCGTCCGATGCATGA
- a CDS encoding VOC family protein, translating into MKDPVSAATNTTGLPGLRGHDHTGLTVPDMKQAVDFFQNVLGCEAMMSFGPFADDEGTFMTDLLGVHPKAQVKQITQIRCGFGSNIELFEYVAPDQRDLKQKNSDIGAFHISLYVDDIDAAKAYLDSHNIETRLGPFPVQDGPAAGQSILYFQAPWGLQFEAISYPKGMAYEKDAETVLWSPKDPGK; encoded by the coding sequence ATGAAGGATCCTGTTTCAGCAGCAACAAACACAACGGGCTTGCCCGGTCTTCGCGGTCACGACCATACGGGACTGACGGTGCCGGATATGAAGCAGGCGGTCGATTTCTTTCAGAACGTGCTTGGCTGCGAGGCCATGATGTCATTCGGCCCGTTTGCCGATGATGAGGGTACGTTCATGACGGATCTGCTCGGCGTCCACCCCAAGGCGCAGGTAAAGCAGATCACCCAAATACGCTGCGGTTTCGGTTCGAACATCGAGCTCTTCGAATACGTCGCTCCCGATCAGCGAGATCTGAAACAGAAGAACAGCGACATCGGCGCATTTCATATCTCGCTCTATGTCGACGATATCGATGCGGCAAAGGCCTATCTGGACAGCCACAACATCGAGACACGGCTCGGACCGTTCCCGGTCCAGGATGGCCCGGCGGCAGGCCAGTCGATCCTCTATTTCCAGGCACCATGGGGCCTGCAATTCGAGGCGATCAGCTATCCCAAGGGTATGGCCTATGAAAAAGATGCTGAAACCGTGCTGTGGAGCCCGAAAGATCCGGGTAAGTGA